GAAGAGATGCTGGAAATGGCTTCCCAGGGGGCGAAGGTCCTTCAGACCCGCTCCGTGGAACTGGCCATGAAGGAGGGGGTGCGCCTCCAGGTCCTCTCCAGCTTCGAAGACCGCCCTGGAACCCTGGTTGTTGACGAGGAAGAGATCGTGGAACAGGAAATCGTAAGCGGCATCGCCTACAGCCGGGACGAGGCCAAGATCACCCTGCGCGAGGTGCCCGACAAGCCGGGCGTGGCGGCCTCGATCTTCGGCCCGCTCACCGACGCCCAGATCAACGTGGACATGATCGTCCAGAACGTCTCGGCCACCGGGGCTGCGACCGACCTGACCTTCACGGTCACCAAGGCGGACTTCAACCGCGCGGTCGACGTGCTGAAGGGGCAGGAGGAAGCGATCGGCTACAAGGAACTGCGCGCCGACAAGGACGTGGTGAAGGTCTCGGTCATCGGGGTCGGGATGCGCAGCCACGCCGGCGTCGCCCAGCGCATGTTCAAGGCCCTGGCCGACAAGGGGATCAACATCCAGGTCATCTCCACCTCCGAGATCAAGGTCTCCGTCCTGATCTCCGAGGAGTACACCGAGCTGGCGCTTCGAAGCCTGCATACTGCATACGGACTGGACGCGGCCTAGATAGATAAAGATGACTCCGCCGGAGACACCACGGGCCGCCCCACAGCAGATAGACTGGGCGGGCTCGCGACGACTGCTGCGCCTGCTGCGGGACGCGATGAAGTCCGGCGGTCCGGTACAGTCGCGCCTGGACCGCGTGGTGACCTTGATCGCCAGCAACTTGGTGGCCGAGGTCTGCTCGATCTACGCCATGCGGGCGGGCGAGGTCCTGGAGCTCTTCGCAACGCAGGGGCTGCGGC
The window above is part of the Limibacillus sp. genome. Proteins encoded here:
- a CDS encoding aspartate kinase, whose translation is MARIVMKFGGTSVGTIERIRNVAHRVKREVEDGNEVAVVVSAMSGETNRLVGLCEEASSLYDLREYDVVVSSGEQVTVGLLSIVLQSMGVAARSWLGWQLPLRTSDAHGSARIQAIDTGDMIRRFGEGQVAVVAGFQGIDSQGRITTLGRGGSDTSAVGLAAALKADRCDIYTDVDGVYTSDPRIVAKARKLDKITYEEMLEMASQGAKVLQTRSVELAMKEGVRLQVLSSFEDRPGTLVVDEEEIVEQEIVSGIAYSRDEAKITLREVPDKPGVAASIFGPLTDAQINVDMIVQNVSATGAATDLTFTVTKADFNRAVDVLKGQEEAIGYKELRADKDVVKVSVIGVGMRSHAGVAQRMFKALADKGINIQVISTSEIKVSVLISEEYTELALRSLHTAYGLDAA